Genomic segment of Coffea arabica cultivar ET-39 chromosome 1e, Coffea Arabica ET-39 HiFi, whole genome shotgun sequence:
AAACTAAAATCAATGCATACATCATGTTAAATTAACACATTATATTGAGTTTTAAATTTGGGTAAAGCCATCAAACTTGTATGAAAAAAATCCAACATTTAATGAAGGGTTAAATCAATAATCTTCTGTTTTTAATAATATTTGTCTTCATTTGTGTTAGGTTAGAGTTGTATCTAATTGGGTTATAAAATTACGAGATGTGTTATCGAattataaaattgcaacctatacATATTCGAAATATCCCACTTatgctaatatatatatatgaggtaATAGGGATCCGGTATCGAATTTTTAGGATCCTTTTAACAAACCCTATCGGGTTACTCATTGGTAACTTCTCATCAAGACCAAATCCTAATGGATAATCAATTAGTTGTACAATTAGATTAACCATCAGGTTGAATAATGGCTTGGATTAACCACTGGGTCGAATATCCATGGGAGTTGGATTTTACCCGACCCATTGCCATCTCTATATACAGGTAGACATAAATCATATCTTTACAAGAAAAAGCAGGTAACTAATGTAAACTAAAGGACACTTGTTGTCATCTTCGagtaaaatcctaaaaaagtTTGTCTAATCTAAAAGACACAGCCtctaattttttgaataaattcccAAAAAGTGggactttttaaaaaatattctcaaTGGGTGGTATTTTTCAGTACTCTTCCTGGAGTGTAAAAAGTGCATTCAGTGAAGCAATATTTCCATAAAATACACACTTACATTatgtctttttttaaaaaaaatttgtctaGGCATTTATTTCTTAGACACACATCCACTAAATTCGTTTTTCAAATAACTTATTCgccaaatacgttttttttcaaaacttttcaCTATCTGTGAGTGTCTAGTTGTAACGGTTATTTGGTAATTGATTTGAAGCTTTGTACGCACACAAGCAAGTTTTGTACACATTCATTGCCATTAGGGCTTTCAGCTTTGTACATACACAAAGCAATTTTATACAGCACTTACTGAATCGCAGCACATACTGATTGCAATTAGAGCTTGTAATAAGCGGAGTTGAGTCGAACTAACTGTTTTGTTTGAGTTTTGTCCAAAATTATATCAAAGCCCTGAATATTCAATTCATTATTTGATAGTCAAATTTAGATAATTATGCAATTGATTGGAAAGTAGAAATCCGTTAAGTCCCTATCTATTCCGCAGAAAACAACTTAAAACAGTAAAATGATAGAAGttgtgtaaggatcgaagacaacctaagaggggggtgaattaggttatttaaaaactaatcaagttgAAGGACTCTTTTTTAcccaatatgaaatttaccttcttttctaggaGACCACTCAATGAAACATTTTGTAAGagaacaatatcacttgagagtagaagagataagcaattaagATTCACAAGATAGTAAACAGAAAGagaagaatagcaaaccaatttgactaccaagctcttcttgagcttgaagttcaatttacaaaacaagtttcttcaagttgatgaaatacaaccaatcttgtgtacaaaggaaggctcacttcctccttgccccaagcctcactcggccaagttaggaagttttactatcgcTCAGGACAACTCTCACAGAGCTACattattgaagtattcactcacaaatgaaaagcttacaatgaacttcacaccaccaagactacaaatcttccttggagagtgttttctcactaaaactactctatatcttttgtatcttcagtgtgcaaaagttatttaaaGTTTCTGACCATGCACTATTCATataagaccaagaaagtgcttcattaatgcttccaacggatagaaaatagctgaagagtcaactagctgttgggagtatcggacgtccggtacttccaaTGCTTGCATCCGATAGCAGATagagagtttgaaagattctatcggacgtacGGTacttccgatgcttgcgtccgatagcagaaagagagtttgaaggattatctcaattctatcggacgttcgGTACTTCTGATGCTTGCATCCGATAAGATCTGCACTGTCTATTGGACGTCcagtattgtctttgtgagcgtccgacagattTCATCTTCCTTTATCTACTTTCAATTGCTCTTTGAATCAAATTGCTTCAGAGCTGAAAAGTTTTCTTATTGGAAAGATATACGTattatccaattgttttgtaaacatccaAAGACAGGGATCAAGATCATCAAGTCGTTGGTTTAGTCTTCATTCCATTATTTGTGGTTAGTAGTTGTAACATTGTATGTTTGTAATCCATAAGTATAGATCCCTCCAATGTTATTACTTGTGATCATatcaaaaagaagaaaggaaaagaggacAATGCTcgaatttaccctttttttaatttttttagtgTGTTGTGTaccttttttcttgtttttaataaaaaaatgcaTTTAATATATACCCAATAAATAAGGAACGATCAATCATCCTCTCCAGCATACGtaagaaatttttaaatgaGAGGCAAACGACAGAACAAGCACAAGATAATGGTGCAAATCGATCTCGGCATATTGGTCGCGATCTCGGAGacgcaaatttttgaaatatttaatattctaaaaattgtaaaaatatatgataaaaaataattaaagaaattagcaaaaataataaaaattcgagcTGACTCGGGACGACTCGGCCGTTTCTATCCGTCTCAGAGACGTCTCGGGCGAGTTCTCGGCGATTCATTATCTCGAAGTCATCTCGTTTCGGTATCGGATCGGGAAGCCCCATTCCaatgacgactcggccgagtctttgaaccatgatATAGATACTCAGCTTCTGGCAACTAGAAACATACTTACCTGCACGGGGTGATAAATTGGGCAAACTAACTTCGGACAAAATCGATAGCATACTGAATACTCCGCATAGGTGGTGAGTTAGGTGGAATATCATCCAGAATGATGTTTGCAAACTCCTCTAGCAACTTTTGTACTGGTAAAGGAATGACCAATTCAATCTGCCTATCTCCCACTGTCAGCATTCCTTTTATTACTAATGCATGGACTTCCCTCGAACTCCTGCAATCTGCGAGAAACACTGCCTCCGAACGGGTGATGGTTAGAAAATTCTTACCCCCAGTACTGCTAGCTTGACTACTACCAGGATGATCACTAGACTTCAAAGGAAGCAAAGTGatctttttcccattttttacaaaatttataaatattgtcccgGCCCAAAAGAGTAGCATTAACATCAAAATGCCAAGCATGTCCCAGTAGTAACTGACAGACCTTCATATCAACGACATCACAAATTATTTCATCTCTATAGTGTTTACCTATAGAGAGAGGAACCCTACACTGCTTAGTGATATATACAGGTTCTACATTCTTAATACATCCCAATTTATAGGGTTTAGGATGATCAATAATCAGCAATTTTAAAGACTCAACTAAAGCACTAGAAACAATATTCTTAATGCTACCATTATCAATaaccaaatcacaaaatttACCTAAAATAGTGCATGATTTCAAACAATTTGTGGCATTGAGAGTCATCGTGGCACCTGGGGGTCAGCAACAACTTCTTGACCACGTAAGCCCGATAATCTTGCTCATGTTCCTCTCCATCAGGTCTGCATATGTACTCCTCTTCATCATTTTTTACCTCTGGTGCATCATCCACATTTTTAACATTCTCTACTAAATTAATCTGCCTCCGGGGGTTAGGACAATTATTTAACATATGTCCTGGTTGCCTGCACCTCTAACATTTATCACCAATTGGTCTTGCATAGGAATTGTGAGGTTGCTTTGAATTAGGTGGAGGAATGGGATTGGTGTTCTGACGTCGAGGCTCCTTAGCTTCTGTAACAGGCCTTTTGTTCTCCCTGAATCTCGAACCACGACTCTCTTGGGTAATACCCTTCTAATGGTCTCGAAAAGAGGTACGAATAGAATAAAAAATTCAATGGAAAGACTCACTCCGAGTATTTTCTTGAGGGACAACCTCAGTTCCGCCTTCACAGCTAAATTCTGGgcctcaaacaaaataaagatACTACGACACCCAATCTCATCATTTGTACTATCTTTCAATCCATCCAAGTATCTAAAGACTAATTGATTCTCGGATTCTATCGCATTATTTCTAGATAACAACTATAAAAACTTTGAATTGTACTCAAGAATTGAACATTTATCTTGAATGCAATATTAAAACTATGAGAAAAGGTATTGTTCGTAATCAAGGGGAACATCTACTTTCAATTTGAATTCCTCAGCTTGATGATTTTGTTGAACCCTAGGGTTAAGGCTTCTTCCTATATTATCATCATCCAACGAACTCTTGTCATAGGTTTGATTCCTATGAGATAGGTATATCTTGCGTTGATTTTGGTCACAGTCTCGAGCAATTCTCTCAACTCAGTCACCATTATCATTGCAATTTTGGTTGTGTTCAATGTTCATCCTCTCCCTAAGGGCAATAAACATACCCTCCATTCGATCCATATGAGCATCCAAATCCACAACCCTGTTTCTCAAACCCTCAACTTCGTCATTAAGGTTATGATTACGATCTCTATTGTCATCGGCCATCTCAGGAGAAACCTGCTCTGGTACCAACTGATACGGAAGCGCAATCTCAAAGGAAAAGGTACACGAACAATTTTCTGAtccaaattcaagattcaaaagaacGAGAGAAAACTCTCTACTTTATTGGAATAACCAATAAAAAGTTTGATAAATGTGAATAGATGAATGAATAAGAAAAAACTAGGGTTGGCCTATTTATAGGGTACAATATTGGtgaaccaaaagaaaagaaaaaataaataaaacgtGAAAATAACACGCAACTTTGGGTCATGTCAGGTCATATGTCGGGCTCAATGGTTGGCACCCATCTTAGCAAGTTTCTGCAGATTGAATAAAGACCAGAATATGTCGAGCCTTATGATGGGCCTTACGTTGGGGACCCTACTCGGCTAAATTTTGCTTTACACACGACCCTTCTTCCTTGCGCGATCCATCCTATTCCAAAACACGTCTTCAAGCTACTCCACATCAGAATCTTTGTGGCTTTTCTCCATCTAGTACTGCACATGCTGTACTTCTTTTCTCTAGATATTTGAAAAGCTCATAATATTTAACCAACGGCAATGGGCCGTCCCCGTAGTTTTGGATCTAGTTCACTTCGAAAAGGAAGTTCACCCTAGAAATTTTTGCGATCAATAGAAACTGCTGAAGTAATCAACAAAAGAAAGTTCGTGTAGAAGAGTTTTGGAAACGAATAAATGAATTGATTCCAATCAAAAGCAATACTGCAAAGAATTACAATCCCTTCCCCACCACGTACATGCATGAGCGGGGGAATTCTATATACTTGTATTCATACAAATAATTAAAATCTTCAAACAACAAGAACTTCAGTTGAATTGTTGAGGACTGATTAGGATCATTTCTGGCGCTTTGGCACATGCCCAGTAGGTGATCTCAGATCCCGAAGCCGCTTCTCCTTGGAGAGTGTCTCGGCCAGCCTGTGCAAAGATTAAACAAGCAAACTTGTAAGCATATTTAGGTAAAACTCAAGAAATCTAGCGGCTAAGAGCTGGTAATTAAGATAAGTGATGTTAAGAACAAGTGGGATTTTCTCGTCTCTTCCAATTTACATAAGAAAAATGTAATTTGTCATGAAAGTTTTAAACAATGaagtattttcaatttttatgaCCGAAAATTTCTGAGTGCCGCTCTTCTTTGATCAGTTCATTCTTAAATATTTCAACTGACTATATGGAATGGTAAGAGCATTAACTtcgaaaaaatatatatttttaagtaaaagaaaatggGCTTCTGTCGGTTTCTACCTTTTGAGAGCCTCCTCATTTGTGCCTTTATTCAGAGGCTCAAAAACACCAGTCTGCAAATTAATCCTAGAAACTGGCTTCTTCAACAAATTCTCCCCAACTTTGACAAGATTCTGTAGATTTTCCTCCGTTGCAACATCCACGGAAGCCAAGTCTCCTGTTAATGTGTCATCCTGCATCCGTGATGGACAAGAAAGGTCATTAAACAATAGAAGAAGACTGAAAACTAGCAGCAAAAGGTTTTCTCATTTTAATATACGTtagcagaaaaagaaaaccaaaagagagagagagagaaagagtgtAGGTACCTGAATTCGTAAATAATTTTCTTCAGACTGAAGTGTTTGAAAAATAGTAGAAAGGTGAAAGTCAACCATATCGCTACTTGCTTGAGAGAATACATCCACTAGCGGAGTTGAACCACCACTTGTGAGCCAACCCAGAATTCCCCATTTCGCTGCTTGCTCTGCATCATACTTTCCTTCCTCTTTTGCTGTACCAGTTCCCAAGGATAGAACAATGTAGCGATTATATTCCTGTGATCTAATCGAGAAGAAGTCGGAATTCCCTTGGCTAACCTCCTTAGTCACATGGTTCATTGCAACTAAAGCCTGaaattttatttcatatttacCTTAATCgtgagaaaaaatgaattttttttttttttttgctaaaataTACACAATCCAAGTTTCTCAAAGTAACACGACAAAGATGAGAAATTATACCGGATTGTTAGCAGCCACGCCACCATCGATAAGGTTAAATTCTCTGACGCTACCATCAGAATCTTCAGTTTCGAATTTATGGGCAGGAAGATAAGTGGGAGCAGCTGAAGTTCCTATGCATATATCTCTCAATAAGGCGTCTAGGCTTGGATGGTGCTTCAACTGAGCCATGCAAAACATCGGAATATGAGTTTCTTTTAGAAGGAACATGTAATACAAtgataaaaaaatgaaagggtTTGATTGAGACGAACTGCATAGCTGGAAAAGATGGTGGGCTGGAGCAATTTGATGTCGAAAGTAGGGATGACAACATTAGTCAATGTTTGGTGCAACTTGGTCTCACCCAGCTTTTGCTTGAGCAGATTATGGAGATATTTGCCATCATATTTGGGTCCAGTCACGGCTTTAATTAGCTGTTCAGCTTGTCCCAGCATTAAGTGTCTGGTCATGAACATGAATCATGTTAGTTAATTGGCACTAGCGGGTCGATATAGTACTAGTATATAGTAACTTAATCGTTTGGACAATGAAGATGGTATATAGTCAGGCTGATTACGTTTCTTGCGGGAAGATTTGAGGGCAATTGTCAAGGTAAAAGTCCTTGATCTCTTTGGCAGCAAAGAGAGGCCGATTCTTGTCATTTGGAGCGGCAAGCATTGCAGTCACAAGACCACCAGTGCTGGTGCCCGATATCACATCAAAGTAGTCAGCGAGTCTTGCATCTTCGCCATCCAATTTCTGCACCAAAGACAAATATCACATGAATTATTACGCCAAATAAGAGTACTCTATGCAATTT
This window contains:
- the LOC113690922 gene encoding patatin-like protein 2 — encoded protein: MESPRSFLQTPTYGNSITILSIDGGGIRGIIPGVILGFLESELQKLDGEDARLADYFDVISGTSTGGLVTAMLAAPNDKNRPLFAAKEIKDFYLDNCPQIFPQETHLMLGQAEQLIKAVTGPKYDGKYLHNLLKQKLGETKLHQTLTNVVIPTFDIKLLQPTIFSSYALKHHPSLDALLRDICIGTSAAPTYLPAHKFETEDSDGSVREFNLIDGGVAANNPALVAMNHVTKEVSQGNSDFFSIRSQEYNRYIVLSLGTGTAKEEGKYDAEQAAKWGILGWLTSGGSTPLVDVFSQASSDMVDFHLSTIFQTLQSEENYLRIQDDTLTGDLASVDVATEENLQNLVKVGENLLKKPVSRINLQTGVFEPLNKGTNEEALKRLAETLSKEKRLRDLRSPTGHVPKRQK